The following are from one region of the Flavobacteriaceae bacterium UJ101 genome:
- the hisI gene encoding phosphoribosyl-AMP cyclohydrolase (Catalyzes the hydrolysis of the adenine ring of phosphoribosyl-AMP; Belongs to the PRA-CH family.; KEGG: smu:SMU_1263 phosphoribosyl-AMP cyclohydrolase), with protein sequence MKINYSKNNGLIPAIIQDVNTQKVLMLGYMNEDAFQKTMETKKVTFFSRSKNRLWMKGEESGNTLEFIDVKVDCDQDTLLIQVKPNGPTCHTGTDTCWGEKNQHDLAFLSKLEEVIEDRKNNPVDESYTASLFKKGINKVAQKVGEEAVEVVIEAKDDNDTLFLNESADLLYHYLILLQAKNFKLKDVVNILKNRSK encoded by the coding sequence ATGAAAATAAATTATAGTAAGAATAATGGTTTAATTCCTGCAATTATTCAAGATGTGAATACACAAAAAGTACTGATGTTAGGGTATATGAATGAAGACGCCTTTCAAAAGACAATGGAAACTAAAAAAGTAACTTTTTTCAGTCGTTCTAAAAATCGATTGTGGATGAAAGGTGAAGAAAGTGGAAATACGTTAGAGTTTATTGATGTTAAGGTAGATTGTGATCAAGATACATTACTGATTCAAGTGAAGCCTAATGGACCTACCTGTCATACTGGAACAGATACTTGCTGGGGAGAAAAAAACCAACATGATTTAGCGTTTCTTTCAAAATTAGAAGAAGTGATTGAAGATCGAAAAAATAATCCAGTAGATGAATCATACACCGCTTCCCTATTTAAAAAAGGAATTAATAAAGTAGCTCAAAAAGTAGGAGAAGAGGCAGTTGAGGTGGTTATTGAAGCAAAAGATGATAATGATACCTTGTTTTTAAATGAATCTGCTGATTTATTATATCATTATTTGATTCTTTTACAAGCAAAAAATTTCAAATTAAAAGATGTGGTTAATATATTGAAAAATCGTTCAAAATAA
- the hisA gene encoding 1-(5-phosphoribosyl)-5-((5-phosphoribosylamino)methylideneamino)imidazole-4-carboxamideisomerase (Belongs to the HisA/HisF family.; KEGG: eci:UTI89_C2297 phosphoribosylformimino-5-aminoimidazole carboxamide ribotide isomerase), translating to MRIIPAIDIIEGKCVRLSKGDYNTKKIYNENPLEIAKQFEDHGIEYLHLVDLDGAKSNHIVNYKVLDIIASKTKLKIDFGGGLKSDEDLHIAFESGANQITGGSIAVKEPNRFQSWIQKYGSEKIILGADAKNEKIAVNGWLESSEEELIPFVQQYQEKGVQYVICTDIAKDGMLEGPSFSLYEKLVQECKGVQLIASGGISKFEELPKLAELGCEGTIIGKAIYENRITLKQLEMYVLSQPNK from the coding sequence ATGCGAATTATACCTGCCATTGATATTATAGAAGGAAAATGTGTTCGGTTATCCAAAGGAGATTATAACACAAAAAAGATATACAATGAAAATCCATTAGAAATTGCAAAACAATTTGAAGATCATGGAATTGAATATTTACATTTGGTGGATTTAGATGGAGCCAAATCGAATCATATTGTGAACTATAAAGTATTAGATATAATAGCCTCAAAGACAAAATTGAAAATTGATTTTGGAGGAGGTTTAAAGTCGGATGAAGATTTACATATTGCTTTTGAAAGTGGTGCTAATCAAATTACAGGAGGAAGTATTGCGGTTAAAGAACCTAATCGATTTCAAAGTTGGATTCAAAAATATGGTTCGGAAAAAATAATACTAGGTGCTGATGCTAAAAATGAAAAAATAGCTGTGAATGGTTGGTTGGAAAGTTCTGAAGAAGAATTAATTCCTTTTGTTCAACAATACCAAGAAAAGGGCGTTCAGTATGTTATTTGTACAGACATTGCCAAAGATGGAATGTTGGAAGGACCTTCTTTTTCTTTATATGAAAAGTTAGTGCAAGAATGTAAAGGAGTCCAATTGATTGCAAGTGGAGGGATCTCCAAGTTTGAAGAACTACCAAAATTAGCTGAATTAGGTTGTGAAGGGACGATTATAGGAAAAGCAATTTATGAAAATAGAATTACATTAAAGCAATTAGAAATGTATGTTTTAAGTCAGCCAAATAAGTGA
- a CDS encoding serine O-acetyltransferase (Catalyzes the acetylation of serine by acetyl-CoA to produce O-acetylserine (OAS); Belongs to the transferase hexapeptide repeat family.; KEGG: dfe:Dfer_2038 serine O-acetyltransferase), which yields MNSKITEIIQQFHTKHILPINKIALEKSIDNLYNILFPICINVEGNRCDDTLKEIYQTLLINFQNIETLENPSEKVDSFFEQLPLIQETLYEDAKAFYKNDPASYSIEEVILSYPGFYALAVHRLANVLYKMNIPIIPRLWAEYAHTKGGIDIHPGATIGKRFFLDHGTGVVIGETCIIGNDVKIYQNVTLGALHVTKDMQSKKRHPTVEDNVIIYSGATILGGETVIGHDSTIGGNVWLTKSVEPFSLIYYTSQLKHKTIKDYIEPINFVI from the coding sequence ATGAATTCTAAAATCACTGAAATTATTCAACAATTTCATACAAAACATATTCTCCCTATTAATAAGATAGCATTAGAGAAAAGTATCGACAATCTTTATAACATTTTATTTCCTATATGTATTAATGTAGAGGGGAATCGATGTGATGACACTTTAAAAGAAATCTATCAAACGCTTTTGATTAATTTTCAAAATATCGAAACACTTGAAAATCCATCAGAAAAAGTAGATTCTTTTTTTGAACAATTACCTCTAATACAAGAAACTTTGTATGAAGATGCAAAAGCATTTTATAAAAATGACCCTGCTTCTTATTCTATTGAAGAAGTAATCTTAAGCTACCCTGGGTTTTATGCTTTGGCTGTTCATCGTTTGGCAAATGTTCTATATAAAATGAATATTCCTATTATTCCACGACTTTGGGCAGAATATGCACATACAAAAGGAGGAATAGATATTCATCCAGGAGCTACTATTGGTAAGCGTTTCTTTTTAGATCATGGAACAGGTGTTGTAATTGGTGAAACTTGCATTATTGGTAATGATGTTAAAATATATCAGAATGTTACATTAGGTGCACTTCATGTAACCAAAGATATGCAAAGTAAAAAAAGACATCCTACTGTTGAAGATAATGTTATTATCTATTCAGGAGCTACTATCCTAGGTGGAGAAACAGTCATCGGACATGACTCAACTATTGGAGGGAATGTATGGCTTACAAAAAGTGTTGAACCATTTTCTCTTATCTATTATACAAGTCAATTAAAACATAAAACTATCAAAGATTATATAGAACCTATTAACTTTGTCATATAA
- the hisF gene encoding imidazole glycerol phosphate synthase subunit HisF (IGPS catalyzes the conversion of PRFAR and glutamine to IGP, AICAR and glutamate. The HisF subunit catalyzes the cyclization activity that produces IGP and AICAR from PRFAR using the ammonia provided by the HisH subunit; Belongs to the HisA/HisF family.; KEGG: xfa:XF2214 cyclase; Oxo-acid-lyases), translated as MLTKRIIPCLDIKEGRTVKGVNFVGLRDAGDPVELAELYSKSSADELVFLDITATVDKRKTLRELVTKVAKKINIPFTVGGGITSIEDAYVLLQAGADKIAINSAAVKRPELINELADKFGKQCVVVAVDAKEINGDWKVHLAGGRIPTELDLFDWVIEAENRGAGEILFTSMNHDGTKNGFANKALAEMTRILKIPVIASGGAGSKQHFIEVFKEGKADAALAASVFHFKEIEIPLLKEELKGYNIEVRS; from the coding sequence ATGTTGACAAAACGAATTATTCCTTGTTTGGATATTAAAGAAGGACGAACGGTCAAAGGAGTTAATTTTGTAGGATTACGTGATGCAGGTGATCCTGTAGAGCTAGCAGAACTCTATTCAAAATCAAGTGCTGATGAATTGGTTTTTTTAGATATTACGGCAACCGTTGATAAGAGAAAAACTTTACGGGAGCTTGTAACTAAAGTTGCAAAAAAAATTAATATACCTTTTACAGTTGGAGGAGGAATAACATCTATTGAAGACGCATATGTTTTATTGCAGGCAGGAGCCGATAAGATAGCTATAAATTCGGCAGCTGTTAAGAGACCTGAATTGATTAATGAATTAGCAGATAAATTTGGGAAACAATGTGTTGTAGTAGCTGTAGATGCTAAAGAAATAAATGGTGATTGGAAAGTTCATTTAGCAGGTGGTAGAATTCCAACTGAATTAGACTTATTTGATTGGGTTATAGAAGCTGAAAACCGTGGGGCAGGTGAAATTTTATTTACATCAATGAATCATGATGGAACAAAAAATGGCTTTGCGAATAAAGCCCTAGCTGAAATGACCAGGATATTGAAAATTCCCGTAATTGCTTCTGGTGGAGCTGGATCAAAGCAACATTTTATAGAAGTTTTCAAAGAAGGGAAAGCTGATGCAGCTTTGGCAGCCAGTGTTTTTCATTTTAAAGAAATTGAAATTCCCTTATTAAAAGAAGAATTAAAAGGATACAATATAGAAGTAAGAAGTTAG
- the hisH gene encoding imidazole glycerol phosphate synthase subunit HisH (IGPS catalyzes the conversion of PRFAR and glutamine to IGP, AICAR and glutamate. The HisH subunit provides the glutamine amidotransferase activity that produces the ammonia necessary to HisF for the synthesis of IGP and AICAR (By similarity); Contains 1 glutamine amidotransferase type-1 domain.; KEGG: vvu:VV1_2916 glutamine amidotransferase; Pentosyltransferases), with the protein MDMQKIKIPIHQQSKIVIIDYGAGNLQSVLFAMERMGVEAIVSNNKKTIKEADKVIFPGVGHAKAAMMQLEKYDLIDVISSLEQPVLGICLGMQLLCDFSEEGNTKGLGVIPLTVKEFKQSPKIPHMGWNTMNELKGNLFDHIKNDDYVYYVHSYYVPLSQYTLAKTSYGESFSGAIQKDNFYACQFHPEKSGSVGEQILKNFLKIKSE; encoded by the coding sequence ATGGATATGCAAAAAATTAAAATACCAATACATCAACAATCCAAAATTGTGATTATAGATTATGGAGCAGGAAATTTACAATCTGTTTTATTTGCTATGGAACGAATGGGAGTAGAGGCTATAGTTTCTAATAATAAAAAAACAATTAAGGAAGCTGATAAAGTGATTTTTCCAGGAGTAGGACATGCTAAGGCAGCTATGATGCAATTAGAAAAATATGATTTAATTGACGTGATTTCTAGTTTAGAACAACCTGTTTTAGGAATTTGTTTGGGAATGCAGTTGTTATGTGATTTTTCCGAAGAAGGAAACACAAAAGGACTGGGTGTTATTCCGTTAACAGTTAAAGAATTTAAACAAAGCCCCAAGATTCCTCATATGGGTTGGAATACAATGAATGAATTGAAGGGGAATTTATTTGATCATATAAAAAATGATGATTATGTATATTATGTTCATAGTTACTACGTACCATTGAGTCAATATACCTTGGCTAAAACCTCTTATGGAGAATCTTTTTCTGGAGCAATTCAAAAAGATAATTTTTATGCTTGTCAATTTCATCCAGAAAAAAGTGGAAGCGTAGGAGAGCAAATTTTAAAGAATTTTTTAAAAATTAAAAGTGAATAA
- the hisD gene encoding histidinol dehydrogenase (Catalyzes the sequential NAD-dependent oxidations of L- histidinol to L-histidinaldehyde and then to L-histidine; Belongs to the histidinol dehydrogenase family.; KEGG: cao:Celal_4157 histidinol dehydrogenase), whose product MNKTYNPSKEDWKELIKRPVQKSEDLNSLVRTIFDDIKEKGDQAIKEYTQRFDQISLEEIQVSKGEIEKDSQKVSEELKRAIEVAYTNIFKFHKSQELQVKKIEITEGVICWQESRPIESVGIYIPGGTAPLFSTVLMLGIPAKIAGCQNIILCTPPDENGAIDPAILYTAQLIGIETVFKVGGIQAIGAMTFGTETLPKVYKILGPGNQYVTAAKQVATHYGVAIDMPAGPSELLVIADETCIPAYVAADLLSQAEHGIDSQVIAVINNEETLLKIEKEVNKQLEELPRKEIAKEAIAKSKLIMIEDEKDTLSFVNEYAPEHLIVVTKNDDFYIQNIQNAGSVFIGNYTPESAGDYASGTNHTLPTNGFAKNYSGVNLDTFVKKITFQEITKKGIQKIGQSIEVMAENEGLQAHKNAVTLRLNKVESE is encoded by the coding sequence ATGAACAAAACATATAATCCAAGTAAAGAAGATTGGAAAGAATTAATAAAGCGTCCAGTTCAAAAATCAGAAGATTTAAATTCTTTGGTGAGAACTATTTTTGATGATATTAAAGAGAAAGGAGATCAAGCTATAAAAGAATATACGCAAAGATTTGATCAGATTTCTTTAGAAGAGATACAAGTTTCAAAGGGAGAAATTGAAAAAGATTCCCAAAAAGTTTCAGAAGAATTAAAAAGAGCTATTGAAGTAGCGTATACTAATATTTTTAAATTTCATAAAAGTCAAGAACTACAGGTAAAGAAAATAGAAATAACTGAAGGGGTTATATGTTGGCAAGAGAGTCGTCCAATTGAATCGGTTGGGATTTATATCCCAGGAGGGACAGCTCCTTTATTTTCTACTGTTTTAATGTTGGGAATTCCTGCAAAAATTGCAGGATGTCAAAACATTATTTTATGTACACCTCCAGATGAAAATGGAGCAATTGATCCCGCCATTTTATATACGGCACAATTAATAGGAATAGAGACTGTTTTTAAAGTTGGAGGAATTCAAGCCATAGGAGCTATGACCTTTGGAACAGAGACTCTTCCTAAAGTATATAAAATTTTAGGTCCAGGGAATCAATATGTAACAGCAGCTAAACAAGTAGCCACTCATTATGGGGTTGCAATTGATATGCCTGCGGGGCCATCTGAATTATTAGTAATTGCTGATGAAACTTGTATTCCTGCTTATGTAGCTGCCGATTTATTGTCACAAGCAGAGCATGGTATAGATTCACAAGTGATTGCAGTGATTAACAATGAGGAAACGTTATTGAAAATAGAGAAAGAAGTAAATAAACAATTAGAGGAGTTACCACGCAAAGAAATAGCCAAAGAAGCTATTGCAAAATCAAAGTTGATTATGATAGAAGATGAAAAAGATACTTTGAGTTTTGTAAATGAATATGCGCCAGAACATTTAATTGTAGTAACAAAGAATGATGATTTTTATATTCAAAATATCCAAAATGCAGGCTCTGTTTTTATAGGGAATTATACGCCAGAAAGTGCAGGTGATTACGCCTCTGGAACTAACCATACCTTACCTACAAATGGTTTTGCAAAAAATTATAGTGGAGTAAACTTGGATACTTTTGTAAAGAAAATAACCTTTCAAGAAATAACCAAAAAGGGAATTCAAAAAATAGGTCAATCGATAGAAGTAATGGCAGAAAATGAAGGTTTGCAAGCACATAAAAATGCAGTGACACTTCGTTTAAATAAAGTTGAAAGTGAATAG
- a CDS encoding cystathionine beta-synthase (As it is highly similar to bacterial and plant cysteine synthases, it is possible that it catalyzes a related reaction. Belongs to the cysteine synthase/cystathionine beta- synthase family.; KEGG: eca:ECA4113 cystathionine beta-synthase): protein MKVNTITEIIGNTPHVRLSRLFPNHEVWMKLERQNPGASIKDRIALAMIEAAEKDGSLQPGGTIIEPTSGNTGIGISLVGAAKGYRVILTMPESMSIERRKIMEAYGAEFVLTPKEKGMKGAIERAHELVKEIKGSIVLQQFDNPANPEIHRQTTAKEILADFDQINYLITGVGTGGHITGVSEVLKKHYSNLKTFAVEPETSPVIAGGAPGPHPIQGIGAGFIPKNLNTATLDGAIQINKDEAFEMAQKIAKTEGIFVGISTGASLAAVSKKLDEIKADEIVLTFNYDTGERYLSIEGLY, encoded by the coding sequence ATGAAAGTAAATACAATAACTGAAATTATTGGGAATACCCCTCATGTTCGCTTAAGTCGATTATTTCCTAATCATGAAGTATGGATGAAATTAGAGCGTCAAAACCCTGGAGCTAGTATAAAAGACCGTATTGCTTTAGCAATGATTGAAGCAGCTGAAAAAGATGGTTCTTTACAACCAGGTGGAACTATTATTGAACCAACTTCAGGAAATACTGGAATTGGGATTTCATTAGTAGGAGCAGCTAAAGGGTATCGTGTCATCTTAACAATGCCTGAATCTATGTCCATTGAAAGAAGAAAGATTATGGAAGCATACGGAGCTGAATTTGTTTTAACTCCTAAAGAAAAAGGAATGAAAGGCGCTATTGAACGAGCACATGAATTAGTAAAAGAAATTAAAGGATCTATTGTTTTACAACAATTTGATAATCCTGCAAACCCTGAGATTCACCGTCAAACTACTGCAAAAGAAATCTTAGCTGATTTTGATCAAATTAATTATTTGATTACAGGTGTTGGAACAGGTGGGCATATCACTGGGGTATCAGAAGTTTTAAAAAAGCATTATTCTAATCTCAAAACATTTGCTGTAGAGCCTGAAACTTCTCCTGTAATTGCTGGTGGAGCTCCAGGACCTCATCCAATTCAAGGTATAGGAGCTGGATTTATTCCTAAAAACTTAAATACAGCTACTTTAGATGGAGCTATTCAAATTAATAAAGATGAAGCTTTTGAAATGGCTCAAAAAATTGCTAAAACAGAAGGGATTTTTGTTGGAATATCGACAGGAGCATCTTTAGCTGCTGTTTCAAAAAAACTAGACGAAATTAAAGCTGATGAAATTGTTTTAACCTTCAATTACGATACTGGAGAACGTTATTTATCCATTGAAGGATTATATTAA
- the hisB gene encoding imidazoleglycerol-phosphate dehydratase (In the N-terminal sectio; belongs to the histidinol- phosphatase family; In the C-terminal sectio; belongs to the imidazoleglycerol-phosphate dehydratase family.; KEGG: pbt:ING2E5B_0810 imidazoleglycerol-phosphate dehydratase / histidinol-phosphatase) translates to MKKVLFIDRDGTLIKETVDEQIDSFEKLTFYPKALSFMRKIAQELDYELVMITNQDGLGTETFPEVTFWPVHDFIIQTFENEGVRFDKVVIDKTYAKDNAPTRKPNTGLVTEYFSEEYDLKNSFVIGDRLTDIELAKNLGAKGIYINDETHLGDHEITVKRSDLDAYIVLETNDWGKIYQFIKLKDRTASIERKTNETDIKIELNLDGIGQSNINTGIAFFDHMLDQLARHGQMDLNIEVKGDLEVDEHHTIEDTAIALGEVFSKALSNKLGIERYGFCLPMDDSLAQVAIDFGGRNWLVWEADFNREMIGKMPTEMFEHFFKSFSDGAKANLNIKAEGKNEHHKIEAIFKAFAKAIKMAVKQDPEKMILPSTKGML, encoded by the coding sequence ATGAAAAAAGTACTCTTCATCGATCGAGATGGAACTCTAATAAAAGAAACAGTAGATGAACAAATAGATTCATTTGAAAAACTAACATTTTACCCAAAGGCATTATCTTTTATGAGGAAAATAGCCCAGGAGTTAGATTATGAATTAGTTATGATAACGAATCAAGATGGTTTGGGAACAGAAACTTTTCCAGAAGTAACTTTTTGGCCCGTTCATGATTTTATTATTCAAACTTTTGAAAACGAAGGTGTACGTTTTGATAAAGTGGTAATCGATAAAACATATGCTAAAGATAATGCTCCAACACGAAAGCCTAATACCGGTTTAGTAACCGAATATTTTTCAGAAGAATATGACTTAAAAAATTCTTTTGTAATAGGAGATCGTTTAACAGATATTGAGTTAGCAAAGAATTTAGGAGCAAAAGGAATCTATATTAATGATGAAACACATCTTGGAGATCATGAAATTACAGTAAAAAGAAGTGATCTGGATGCCTATATAGTATTAGAAACCAATGATTGGGGAAAAATATACCAATTCATAAAATTGAAAGATCGTACTGCTTCAATAGAGCGAAAGACCAATGAAACAGATATCAAAATCGAGCTTAATTTAGATGGCATTGGACAATCGAATATAAACACAGGAATTGCTTTCTTTGATCATATGTTAGATCAGTTAGCACGTCATGGGCAAATGGATTTAAATATCGAAGTTAAAGGAGATTTAGAAGTAGATGAACATCATACAATTGAAGATACAGCGATTGCCTTAGGAGAAGTTTTCTCAAAAGCATTATCAAATAAATTAGGAATAGAACGTTACGGATTTTGTTTGCCTATGGATGATAGTTTAGCTCAAGTAGCTATTGATTTTGGTGGTCGAAATTGGCTAGTTTGGGAGGCTGATTTTAATCGAGAAATGATTGGGAAAATGCCAACTGAAATGTTTGAACATTTTTTTAAATCATTTTCTGATGGTGCCAAAGCCAATCTCAATATTAAAGCAGAAGGGAAAAACGAGCACCATAAAATTGAAGCAATATTTAAAGCTTTTGCTAAAGCAATCAAAATGGCCGTTAAACAAGATCCAGAAAAAATGATTTTACCTTCGACGAAAGGGATGCTCTAA
- the hisG gene encoding ATP phosphoribosyltransferase (Catalyzes the condensation of ATP and 5-phosphoribose 1- diphosphate to form N'-(5'-phosphoribosyl)-ATP (PR-ATP). Has a crucial role in the pathway because the rate of histidine biosynthesis seems to be controlled primarily by regulation of HisG enzymatic activity; Belongs to the ATP phosphoribosyltransferase family. Long subfamily.; KEGG: tmc:LMI_1937 ATP phosphoribosyltransferase): MQKLRLAVQKSGRLLDGSIRLLKDCGISIDNEKNQLKANAKNFPLEIFYLRNSDIPQYLEDGVVDIAIIGENTLVEKQKKTIVVQKLGFSRCRLSLAVPKDVEYEGVSYFEGKNIATSYVNTLSQFLKEENVQAAIHQISGSVEIAPNIGLTEGICDLVSSGSTLFKNNLKEVQVLMKSEACLTKSAQLTEDRTLLLDKLIFRIQAVLKGRQSRYILMNVPNEKIDLITAKLPVLESPTVLPLAKQGWSSVHSVIKKNQFWEVIDELKEAGAKDILIVPIEKMIT; this comes from the coding sequence ATGCAAAAGTTAAGATTAGCCGTTCAGAAATCAGGTCGATTATTAGATGGATCGATTCGATTATTAAAAGATTGTGGTATTTCAATTGATAATGAAAAAAATCAATTAAAAGCCAATGCAAAAAATTTCCCATTAGAAATTTTTTATCTCCGTAATTCAGATATCCCACAATATTTAGAAGATGGAGTAGTTGATATTGCTATTATTGGTGAAAATACGTTAGTTGAAAAACAAAAAAAGACTATCGTAGTTCAAAAATTAGGGTTTTCACGATGTCGTTTGTCTTTGGCTGTTCCTAAAGATGTAGAGTATGAAGGAGTATCCTATTTTGAAGGAAAAAATATTGCCACTTCTTATGTAAATACACTTTCACAGTTTTTAAAAGAAGAAAATGTACAAGCTGCAATACACCAAATTTCAGGTTCGGTAGAAATAGCACCAAACATTGGTTTGACTGAAGGAATTTGTGATTTAGTGAGTTCAGGAAGTACATTGTTTAAAAATAATTTAAAGGAAGTACAGGTGTTAATGAAATCGGAAGCATGCTTAACAAAAAGTGCTCAATTAACGGAAGATCGTACTTTATTGTTAGATAAATTAATATTTAGAATTCAAGCGGTTTTAAAAGGACGTCAATCACGTTATATTTTGATGAATGTTCCTAATGAAAAAATTGATCTGATTACAGCTAAATTACCGGTTTTGGAGAGCCCAACAGTTTTGCCTTTAGCTAAACAAGGTTGGAGTTCTGTTCATTCAGTTATTAAAAAGAATCAATTTTGGGAAGTTATTGATGAATTAAAAGAAGCTGGAGCTAAAGATATTTTAATTGTACCGATTGAAAAAATGATCACCTGA
- the hisC gene encoding histidinol-phosphate transaminase (Belongs to the class-II pyridoxal-phosphate-dependent aminotransferase family. Histidinol-phosphate aminotransferase subfamily.; KEGG: fin:KQS_06980 histidinol-phosphate aminotransferase), whose amino-acid sequence MNFNIENITRESVKRLKPYSSARDEFKDFNQNMIFLDANENPFNNGVNRYPDPHQIELKKEIENLKKISMENILLGNGSDEILDLIFRAFCESKKDNIIITPPTYGMYKVLAEINDVDCREAILNQDFSLNEQHIIDKTDVQTKVLFLCSPNNPTANSFDKRIIEIIIKNFKGLVVIDEAYGDFSNQESWSSRLEEFPNLIVCQTLSKAYGMAGIRLGMCFASKEIITVLKKIKPPYNVNQLTQQKALELLKDQKGYQKQLRLIIQERERLKNELGKITFVNKIHSSDTNFILIEVDDATQRYNQLIEKGIVIRNRTTQVHCQNCLRITVGMPEENNQLLEALIELKVKRE is encoded by the coding sequence GTGAATTTTAATATAGAAAATATAACAAGAGAATCAGTTAAACGATTGAAACCTTATTCCTCAGCTCGAGATGAATTTAAAGATTTTAATCAAAATATGATTTTTTTAGATGCTAACGAGAATCCTTTCAATAATGGAGTGAATCGTTATCCAGACCCTCATCAAATAGAATTGAAGAAAGAAATTGAAAATCTAAAAAAGATTTCAATGGAAAATATATTGTTAGGTAATGGAAGTGATGAAATATTAGATTTGATTTTTAGAGCTTTTTGTGAATCTAAGAAAGATAATATTATAATTACACCACCAACTTATGGAATGTATAAAGTATTAGCTGAAATTAATGATGTAGATTGTAGAGAAGCTATTTTGAATCAAGATTTTTCTCTAAATGAACAACATATTATAGATAAGACTGATGTGCAAACTAAAGTGTTATTTTTATGTTCACCTAATAATCCAACCGCTAATAGTTTTGATAAAAGGATTATAGAAATAATCATTAAAAATTTTAAAGGTTTGGTTGTGATTGATGAAGCATATGGGGATTTTTCTAACCAAGAATCTTGGAGCAGTCGTTTGGAAGAATTCCCTAATTTAATTGTTTGTCAAACACTTTCAAAAGCATATGGAATGGCTGGAATTCGTTTAGGAATGTGTTTTGCTTCTAAAGAAATTATTACAGTTTTAAAAAAAATAAAACCTCCTTATAATGTAAATCAATTAACACAGCAGAAAGCACTAGAATTATTAAAAGATCAAAAAGGGTATCAAAAACAATTGCGATTGATTATACAAGAACGTGAACGACTAAAAAATGAATTAGGAAAAATCACTTTTGTAAATAAAATTCACTCATCTGATACTAATTTTATTTTAATAGAAGTAGACGATGCAACGCAACGTTATAATCAGTTAATTGAAAAAGGAATAGTGATACGAAATAGAACCACTCAAGTCCATTGTCAAAATTGTTTGAGAATAACGGTAGGAATGCCAGAAGAAAATAATCAATTATTGGAAGCGTTAATTGAGTTAAAAGTTAAAAGAGAATAA